One window of the Candidatus Hydrogenedentota bacterium genome contains the following:
- a CDS encoding Gfo/Idh/MocA family oxidoreductase has protein sequence MIGLDTSHVTAFAKLLNEPDNPQHVPGGRVVAAYKGGSPDIESSISRVDGYTKELQEKYGVKIYDTIEEMCANVDVVMLMSVDGRPHLEQVKPVFAAKKPVFIDKPVAGSLLDALEIYRLAAEAGVPCFSSSSYRYYDSLQNVLKEDTGPVKSCISIGPCHLEPHHPDLFWYGVHPVEALFTVMGAGCESVVRTATEDTEVVTGVWKDGRVGVLYGIRTSGTPHKVIIFGEKKVAEQQDGGDYANLVVEIIKFYQTGVAPVSPEETLNMFAFMEAADESRRQGGAPVKIADVVAAARR, from the coding sequence ATGATCGGCCTGGACACCTCGCACGTCACGGCCTTCGCGAAACTGCTCAACGAGCCGGACAATCCCCAGCATGTGCCGGGCGGGCGCGTGGTGGCGGCCTACAAGGGCGGCAGCCCCGACATCGAGTCGAGCATCTCGCGCGTGGACGGCTACACGAAGGAGCTCCAGGAAAAGTACGGGGTGAAAATATACGACACCATCGAGGAGATGTGCGCGAACGTGGACGTGGTCATGCTGATGAGCGTGGACGGACGGCCCCATCTGGAGCAGGTGAAACCCGTCTTCGCGGCGAAGAAACCCGTCTTCATTGACAAGCCCGTGGCGGGCTCCCTTTTAGACGCGCTGGAGATTTACCGGCTTGCCGCCGAGGCCGGCGTGCCCTGCTTCAGTTCCTCCTCCTACCGGTACTATGACTCGCTCCAGAATGTCCTGAAGGAGGACACGGGCCCGGTGAAAAGCTGCATCTCCATCGGGCCCTGCCACCTGGAGCCGCACCACCCGGACCTCTTCTGGTACGGCGTGCATCCCGTCGAGGCGCTCTTTACCGTCATGGGCGCGGGCTGCGAGTCCGTGGTCCGCACCGCCACAGAGGACACCGAGGTGGTCACGGGCGTGTGGAAGGACGGACGGGTCGGTGTTCTCTACGGCATTCGCACCAGCGGCACCCCGCACAAGGTCATCATCTTCGGCGAGAAAAAGGTGGCGGAACAGCAGGACGGCGGAGACTATGCCAACCTCGTTGTGGAAATCATCAAGTTCTACCAGACCGGCGTCGCGCCTGTCTCCCCGGAGGAGACCCTGAACATGTTCGCCTTCATGGAGGCCGCCGACGAAAGCAGACGGCAGGGCGGCGCCCCGGTGAAAATCGCGGATGTGGTCGCGGCGGCCCGCCGGTAG
- a CDS encoding methyltransferase has product MATSRERVGAALNHREADRVPLDLGASAVTGMHVTSVYHLRQGLGLDAPGTPVKVVEPYQMLGEIAPDLMDALGVDVAGLGGPRTMFGFRNERWREWALHDGTPVLVPEGFNTELEPDGSLLMYPEGDKSAPPSGHMPKGGYYFDTIVRQPPVDDATLDVEDNLQEFGEITDDDLAWFKAEAERLAGTGRAVLANFGGAAFGDIALVPVPWVKHPRGIRDIAEWYLSTAARRDHVYEIFDRQCGIALRNWEKIRAVVGDVPTAVFVTGTDFGTQHGPFISPAAYRDLYMPFHRRVNDWIHRNTPWKSFIHSCGSVRAFLDDFIGAGFDILNPVQCSAARMDAAELKSEYGDRVTFWGGGVDTQKTLPFGTPEEIRAEVRERVRIFGAGGGFVFNTIHNVQAGIPRENLMALYETFMECRGY; this is encoded by the coding sequence ATGGCGACATCACGGGAACGGGTCGGGGCGGCGTTGAACCACCGGGAGGCGGACCGGGTGCCGCTCGATTTGGGCGCGAGTGCCGTGACGGGCATGCATGTGACTTCGGTCTACCACCTGCGGCAGGGTCTGGGGCTGGACGCGCCGGGCACGCCGGTAAAGGTGGTGGAGCCGTACCAGATGCTCGGGGAAATCGCCCCGGACCTGATGGATGCCCTGGGAGTGGACGTGGCGGGGCTGGGCGGGCCGCGCACGATGTTCGGGTTCCGCAACGAGCGCTGGCGGGAATGGGCGCTGCATGACGGCACGCCGGTGCTGGTGCCGGAGGGGTTCAACACGGAGTTGGAGCCGGACGGCAGCCTGCTGATGTACCCGGAGGGCGACAAGAGCGCGCCGCCAAGCGGGCACATGCCCAAGGGCGGGTATTATTTCGACACGATTGTGCGGCAGCCGCCGGTGGACGACGCGACGCTGGACGTGGAGGACAACCTGCAGGAATTCGGTGAGATCACGGACGACGACCTGGCATGGTTCAAGGCCGAGGCGGAACGTCTGGCGGGCACGGGCCGGGCGGTGCTGGCCAATTTTGGCGGGGCCGCCTTCGGCGACATCGCCCTGGTGCCCGTGCCGTGGGTGAAGCATCCGAGGGGCATCCGCGATATCGCCGAGTGGTACCTGAGCACGGCGGCGCGGCGCGACCATGTGTATGAGATTTTTGACCGGCAGTGCGGGATCGCCCTGCGGAACTGGGAGAAAATCCGGGCGGTGGTGGGGGATGTGCCGACGGCGGTGTTTGTGACGGGTACGGATTTCGGCACCCAGCATGGGCCGTTCATCTCGCCGGCCGCGTACCGTGACCTGTATATGCCCTTCCACAGGCGGGTGAACGACTGGATTCACCGGAACACGCCGTGGAAGTCGTTCATCCACTCGTGCGGGTCGGTCCGCGCGTTTCTGGACGACTTCATCGGGGCGGGCTTCGACATCCTGAACCCGGTGCAGTGCAGCGCGGCCCGCATGGACGCGGCGGAGTTGAAGTCGGAGTACGGGGACCGGGTCACCTTCTGGGGCGGCGGCGTGGACACGCAGAAGACCCTGCCCTTCGGCACTCCGGAGGAGATTCGCGCCGAGGTGCGGGAGCGTGTGCGGATTTTCGGGGCGGGCGGCGGCTTTGTGTTTAACACCATCCACAACGTGCAGGCGGGGATTCCAAGGGAGAATCTGATGGCCCTATATGAAACGTTCATGGAGTGCCGGGGGTACTGA